A section of the bacterium SCSIO 12696 genome encodes:
- a CDS encoding redoxin domain-containing protein, giving the protein MKKLILMVLAIALPAVAIAAPKVGSVAPDFELTNHNGEAVSLSDYRGKTVVLEWTNHQCPYVVKHYSSGNMQGLQKKYTDQGVVWLSVISSAPGKQGYLDAEQAVAVSAEQQSHRTHLLMDPEGTVGKIYTAKTTPHMYVVDGEGILQYMGAIDSEASADPATLKTATNYVDVVLPQVIAGEATSYTATRPYGCSVKY; this is encoded by the coding sequence ATGAAAAAATTGATATTGATGGTGCTAGCCATAGCGTTACCGGCCGTGGCAATAGCGGCTCCCAAGGTAGGCAGTGTGGCTCCGGACTTTGAGCTAACCAACCACAATGGCGAAGCGGTGAGTCTGTCTGACTACCGTGGTAAAACGGTGGTATTGGAATGGACTAACCACCAGTGCCCATACGTGGTTAAACATTACAGCAGCGGCAATATGCAGGGACTGCAAAAAAAGTATACCGATCAAGGAGTTGTGTGGCTCAGTGTTATTTCGTCGGCGCCAGGCAAGCAAGGTTACCTGGACGCTGAGCAGGCCGTTGCCGTTAGTGCTGAGCAGCAATCTCATCGTACGCATTTGCTGATGGACCCAGAGGGAACAGTGGGCAAAATTTATACTGCGAAAACTACCCCTCATATGTATGTGGTGGATGGCGAAGGGATTTTGCAATATATGGGTGCCATCGACAGTGAAGCCTCTGCCGACCCTGCGACCCTGAAAACCGCAACCAATTATGTGGATGTAGTGCTTCCTCAGGTCATAGCTGGTGAAGCCACGTCTTACACAGCTACCCGGCCTTACGGTTGTTCCGTGAAATATTGA
- a CDS encoding alanine dehydrogenase, producing MHRSYPPFHTVALAKESESPENPGALEKRVALCPDDVGQLVAEGLQVFVEQGAGEGIGFSDAEYLQQGAVLQSGGDIYRDKDLIIKFKGPSLNSITLMRPGCTLFCMAHFHSYPDRAQLLADRRINVIAMEEILESPKYQGDEEILARTAMSAAISPFAENGQLQQMNIRTIQWTPLIAGAIRRGSNRSPGSLKVVQPLCSFEQLDSQGPNSLYIYDSRTFDDAHQILEQLHACDSHLYDIAEFAQKQGDRAIADYRASHPPLEFGMRRIQCLHETGQAGARYGLQLLRDNKPDLDIKDAKAVVLGYGNVGQGAIHEIYDQGVRDLTILGREHTRKENIETWINNADLIVNGAEQAPELRGINYLISNDHLERVIPTGSVVIDLVSGSETNRSPVEAVLACTFLTDPHFERYGVTISSLWGWPMMGMMRESALRYSGQIIDVLLGPERLINGLETLTPGVERALVCGRH from the coding sequence ATGCATCGATCATATCCACCTTTTCACACTGTTGCTTTGGCAAAAGAGAGTGAATCGCCAGAAAATCCAGGTGCCCTGGAGAAGCGGGTCGCTCTGTGCCCTGACGATGTGGGTCAGCTGGTGGCTGAGGGGTTGCAGGTATTTGTGGAACAAGGCGCAGGTGAGGGTATCGGCTTTAGTGACGCCGAGTACCTGCAACAAGGCGCAGTACTGCAAAGTGGCGGTGACATATATCGAGATAAAGACCTAATCATAAAGTTCAAAGGTCCATCCTTGAACAGCATCACCTTGATGCGCCCCGGTTGTACTCTGTTTTGCATGGCGCACTTCCACTCTTATCCAGACCGCGCCCAATTGCTCGCTGACCGGCGTATTAATGTTATTGCTATGGAAGAGATTCTGGAGTCACCTAAATATCAGGGAGACGAGGAAATTCTTGCCCGCACTGCCATGAGCGCCGCCATATCCCCTTTTGCGGAAAACGGCCAATTGCAACAAATGAACATTCGTACCATTCAGTGGACGCCTTTAATAGCGGGCGCCATTCGCCGAGGCAGCAATCGCAGCCCCGGCAGCCTCAAGGTCGTGCAACCTCTATGTAGCTTTGAACAGCTGGATAGCCAGGGGCCAAATAGCCTTTATATTTACGATAGCCGTACTTTTGACGACGCCCATCAAATTCTAGAGCAGCTGCACGCGTGCGACTCTCACTTGTATGACATCGCAGAGTTTGCTCAAAAGCAAGGCGATCGAGCCATTGCCGATTACCGAGCATCCCACCCACCCTTAGAATTTGGTATGCGCAGAATTCAGTGTCTGCACGAAACCGGTCAGGCTGGCGCTCGCTATGGATTGCAGCTGCTCCGAGACAATAAACCAGATCTCGATATCAAAGATGCCAAAGCGGTAGTGCTGGGCTATGGCAACGTGGGTCAGGGGGCCATTCATGAGATCTATGACCAAGGGGTGAGAGATCTCACTATTCTCGGCCGAGAACACACCAGAAAGGAAAATATCGAAACCTGGATCAACAACGCCGACCTGATTGTTAATGGCGCTGAGCAAGCTCCAGAACTACGTGGCATCAATTACCTCATTAGTAATGACCACCTGGAAAGAGTTATCCCTACTGGCTCCGTCGTTATTGACCTGGTCAGTGGCAGTGAAACCAACCGCAGCCCGGTAGAGGCGGTGCTCGCCTGCACATTCCTTACCGATCCTCACTTTGAGCGCTACGGGGTTACCATTTCCTCCCTGTGGGGCTGGCCGATGATGGGCATGATGCGGGAAAGCGCTCTGCGCTATTCCGGGCAGATTATCGATGTACTGCTGGGGCCAGAGCGGTTAATTAACGGATTAGAGACGCTCACGCCAGGGGTTGAGCGGGCATTGGTTTGTGGCAGACATTGA
- a CDS encoding arsenate reductase ArsC — MKKILFVCVENSCRSQMAEAFGHIHKSADLAVYSAGSNPSGQVNPRAVEVMAERDYPLNQHRSEGLDSVSGLEFDAVVTMGCGDRCSDVVAHRRLDWPLPDPKHLPLEQFRQVRDEIETRVIDLIASL; from the coding sequence GTGAAAAAAATTCTCTTTGTTTGTGTGGAAAACAGCTGTCGCAGCCAAATGGCAGAGGCTTTTGGCCATATTCATAAATCCGCTGATTTGGCAGTCTACAGTGCCGGCTCAAACCCCTCAGGGCAGGTAAACCCCCGTGCAGTAGAAGTTATGGCGGAGCGAGATTATCCTCTCAATCAGCATCGTTCAGAAGGCCTGGATAGTGTTTCTGGGTTGGAATTTGATGCAGTTGTGACTATGGGCTGTGGTGATCGATGCTCGGACGTGGTGGCCCACCGTCGCTTGGATTGGCCACTGCCGGACCCCAAACATCTGCCCCTGGAGCAATTTCGTCAGGTTAGGGACGAAATTGAGACCCGGGTAATCGACCTTATCGCTTCACTTTGA
- a CDS encoding DEAD/DEAH box helicase — translation MSSDSQPQQAPLFADLGLADTTLKALKDVGYEQPSPIQAQSIPILLSGANLLGTAQTGTGKTAAFALPLLNRIDSAQKSPQILVLAPTRELAIQVAEAFKGYARYIKGFQVLPIYGGQDMGSQLRALKRGVQVVVGTPGRIMDHLRRRSLNLSQLKAVVLDEADEMLRMGFIDDVDEILSHTPDDAQRALFSATMPGAIRNIVGKYLGDAQEVKIAAKTTTVERIEQRYLVVHNNQKLDAFTRILEVENFDGMIVFVRTKQATVELAEKLEARGYAAGALNGDLSQQLRERTIDRLKKGQLDIVVATDVAARGLDVERISHVFNYDIPYDTEAYVHRIGRTGRAGRDGVAILFVNPRERRMLQSIERTTRQKLAELRLPTGKEVGEQRVAQFKNRIRDTIEAEQLEPYVELLQEFANGSELSMTEIAASLAFQAQKERPLFPKFAEPDTRPRDPKDRRRPELPGFEAEPLADYPDVDMVRYRLAVGRKDGVMPKDVVGCIANEADIDSKYIGRIQLYDVFTVVDLPAGMPKELLRELQKARICQKPIKIRQWTDAPPPNKGGKPKGGQGKPGQSKKGPRKRKPKS, via the coding sequence ATGTCCTCCGATTCCCAGCCTCAGCAGGCGCCACTGTTTGCTGATCTCGGCCTTGCCGACACCACCCTTAAAGCCCTTAAAGATGTAGGCTATGAGCAGCCATCCCCCATTCAGGCTCAAAGCATACCCATACTGCTAAGCGGCGCCAATTTGCTGGGCACGGCTCAAACCGGTACCGGCAAAACCGCTGCGTTTGCTCTGCCTTTGCTCAATCGTATCGACAGCGCACAAAAAAGCCCCCAAATATTGGTACTGGCACCTACTCGCGAGCTGGCCATACAAGTGGCGGAAGCCTTTAAGGGCTACGCACGCTATATCAAGGGTTTTCAGGTATTGCCCATTTACGGCGGCCAGGACATGGGTAGCCAGCTGCGGGCCTTAAAGCGCGGTGTTCAAGTGGTGGTTGGCACACCGGGCCGGATTATGGATCATTTGCGTCGTCGCAGCTTGAACCTCTCCCAATTAAAGGCGGTGGTGCTGGATGAAGCGGATGAAATGCTGCGCATGGGGTTTATCGACGACGTGGATGAAATTCTTTCTCACACCCCGGACGATGCCCAACGGGCGCTGTTCTCAGCCACCATGCCAGGAGCCATTCGCAATATTGTGGGCAAATACCTGGGAGATGCTCAGGAAGTCAAAATTGCTGCCAAAACCACTACGGTAGAACGCATTGAACAGCGCTATCTGGTGGTGCACAACAACCAGAAGCTGGATGCCTTTACCCGCATTCTGGAAGTGGAAAATTTTGACGGCATGATTGTGTTTGTGCGCACCAAGCAGGCCACTGTGGAGCTGGCGGAAAAGCTGGAGGCCCGAGGCTATGCAGCCGGTGCGCTCAATGGTGATCTCAGTCAGCAGCTGCGAGAGCGCACCATTGACCGCCTGAAGAAGGGCCAACTGGATATTGTAGTGGCCACCGATGTGGCCGCCCGAGGGCTGGATGTGGAGCGCATCAGCCACGTATTTAACTACGATATTCCCTACGACACCGAAGCTTACGTGCACCGCATTGGCCGCACTGGTCGCGCTGGCCGCGACGGCGTGGCAATACTGTTTGTGAATCCCCGCGAGCGGCGCATGTTGCAAAGTATTGAGCGAACTACCCGGCAGAAGTTAGCGGAACTGCGCTTGCCTACCGGCAAAGAAGTCGGCGAACAGCGGGTTGCTCAATTCAAGAACCGCATTCGCGACACCATAGAGGCGGAACAACTGGAGCCCTACGTGGAATTGCTGCAGGAATTTGCCAATGGCAGTGAACTCTCCATGACAGAAATTGCCGCTTCTCTGGCCTTTCAAGCGCAAAAGGAGCGGCCCCTGTTTCCCAAATTTGCTGAGCCAGATACGCGCCCAAGAGACCCTAAAGATCGCCGTCGCCCGGAACTGCCCGGTTTTGAAGCGGAGCCGCTGGCGGATTACCCGGATGTCGATATGGTGCGTTACCGTCTGGCGGTGGGGCGCAAAGATGGGGTGATGCCCAAAGATGTGGTGGGTTGTATTGCCAACGAGGCCGATATCGACAGTAAGTACATTGGCCGTATTCAGCTGTACGATGTATTCACTGTAGTTGATTTGCCTGCGGGTATGCCTAAGGAGTTGCTGCGCGAGCTGCAGAAGGCTCGTATTTGCCAGAAGCCGATCAAGATTCGCCAGTGGACCGATGCGCCTCCGCCTAATAAGGGAGGTAAGCCGAAAGGTGGGCAGGGTAAGCCAGGGCAAAGCAAAAAAGGGCCTAGGAAGAGAAAGCCGAAAAGTTAA
- a CDS encoding glycosyltransferase — translation MSLTPSTDAVNILCMKWGTKYDAVYVNRLYSMVSRHLSLPFRFICLTDDTTDIDEHVECFDIPEVDVNIEDCDGRKRVQAWKKLLTFSSPLYDIEGTCLFLDLDIVIIDSIDCFFEPEGDFHIIRDWGDGRTNGNSSVYRFTAGAMADVLSHFCDHREQVVEKYFNEQTYLTEFVRQQEKLSFWPQDWCLSYRRDCLPKNRLMRWFVPSRKPSKGRIIVFYGAPSPVEAIAGKGDRWYRQLRPAAWITDYWH, via the coding sequence ATGTCGCTTACACCCTCTACTGACGCAGTTAATATCCTCTGTATGAAATGGGGCACCAAGTATGACGCTGTGTACGTCAATCGCCTCTATTCTATGGTGTCGCGACACCTCAGCCTGCCATTTCGGTTTATTTGCTTGACGGACGACACCACAGATATTGATGAGCATGTAGAGTGTTTTGATATTCCCGAGGTAGATGTCAACATCGAAGATTGTGATGGCAGAAAGCGAGTCCAGGCCTGGAAAAAGCTACTGACCTTTTCGTCCCCGCTGTACGATATCGAAGGTACATGCCTGTTCCTCGATTTGGATATCGTTATCATCGACAGTATCGACTGCTTTTTTGAGCCTGAGGGTGACTTTCATATTATTCGCGATTGGGGCGATGGCCGTACCAACGGCAATTCCTCGGTATATCGTTTTACGGCCGGAGCGATGGCCGATGTGCTAAGTCACTTCTGTGACCACCGTGAGCAAGTGGTGGAGAAGTATTTTAACGAACAAACTTATCTCACAGAATTTGTTCGCCAACAGGAAAAATTAAGCTTCTGGCCGCAAGACTGGTGCTTGAGCTATCGCCGGGATTGCTTGCCCAAAAACCGCCTGATGCGCTGGTTTGTTCCGTCTCGAAAACCCTCCAAGGGTCGCATCATTGTTTTTTATGGTGCTCCCAGTCCTGTCGAAGCCATTGCCGGGAAAGGTGATCGTTGGTATCGCCAGCTGCGTCCTGCAGCTTGGATTACGGATTACTGGCACTAA
- a CDS encoding DUF3859 domain-containing protein encodes MSRRLLIALLVSFASSSAFAELRLEGYTSGVFERAAVALNPGERLISRSTEQIRETEHVPAQLGSKFGIRYRVSGKKGSGNRVTYLYLTPGVEEPDGTRHDKYEEVVELKADVDSHIAAFEFTERYEVVPGIWELFIFAGDRLLVRSRFDVSVEEEDLTPRITPVQFDD; translated from the coding sequence ATGAGCCGACGTTTATTAATTGCACTGCTAGTGAGTTTTGCCAGTAGTTCCGCTTTCGCAGAGCTTCGCCTGGAAGGTTACACCAGCGGTGTTTTCGAGCGCGCAGCGGTTGCATTGAACCCAGGTGAGCGCTTGATTAGCCGCAGCACAGAGCAAATCCGGGAAACTGAGCACGTTCCCGCCCAGTTGGGTTCGAAGTTCGGCATTCGCTATCGGGTGAGTGGCAAGAAAGGCAGCGGTAACCGGGTTACCTACCTCTACCTGACTCCGGGAGTGGAAGAGCCGGACGGCACTCGCCACGACAAATACGAGGAAGTGGTGGAGCTCAAGGCCGATGTAGACAGCCATATTGCAGCGTTTGAATTTACTGAGCGCTACGAAGTGGTGCCGGGTATCTGGGAGCTGTTTATTTTTGCTGGTGATCGCCTGTTGGTACGCAGCCGTTTTGATGTGTCGGTGGAAGAGGAGGATCTGACACCACGCATCACTCCCGTGCAGTTTGATGACTGA
- the smrA gene encoding DNA endonuclease SmrA, whose product MADKPSSFLDLVGNEMDDIVPIKRDATHTGRGARQLQPGILKRREAAQREVTLERNGLDSEEHIELIKPHDQLSFKRDGIQHGVFKNLRLGKYALEARLDLHHHSVEQARRALFEFVRDCMESDLRSVIITHGKGELRSKPALLKSCVNHWLRQLDAVMAFHSAQPYHGGAGATYAMLRKSSRKKDENREQHQTKRKGIAVPK is encoded by the coding sequence ATGGCTGATAAACCTTCTTCCTTTCTCGATCTCGTGGGCAACGAGATGGATGACATTGTGCCCATCAAACGCGATGCTACCCATACCGGGCGTGGTGCGCGTCAGCTTCAGCCCGGTATCCTCAAACGCCGAGAGGCAGCACAGCGTGAAGTAACGCTGGAACGCAACGGGTTGGATTCTGAAGAGCATATCGAGTTGATAAAGCCCCACGATCAGCTCAGCTTTAAACGAGATGGTATTCAGCATGGGGTGTTCAAAAATCTTCGTCTTGGTAAATACGCCCTGGAGGCGCGGCTGGACTTGCATCACCATTCTGTTGAGCAAGCCCGGCGAGCGTTGTTTGAGTTTGTCCGTGACTGCATGGAATCCGACTTGCGCAGCGTTATTATCACCCACGGAAAAGGGGAGCTGCGTAGTAAGCCAGCCCTGTTAAAAAGCTGCGTCAATCACTGGCTGAGGCAATTGGATGCGGTGATGGCTTTTCACAGCGCCCAGCCATACCACGGCGGTGCGGGTGCCACTTATGCAATGCTGCGTAAAAGCTCGAGAAAAAAGGACGAGAACCGGGAGCAGCACCAGACCAAGCGCAAAGGCATTGCGGTTCCCAAGTAA
- a CDS encoding YaiI/YqxD family protein yields the protein MTDTRPPCQIWVDADACPKVIKEILFRASQRTQVPLTLVANHSLSVPATNWIKSIQVPLGFDVADNYIATQVQPGDLVVTADIPLAAEVVEKGVDAVNPRGEHYTKANIRQRLAMRNFMEEMRSIGEASGGPAKLDQRDRQQFANVLDTFLAKRSVKRPR from the coding sequence ATGACTGATACTCGGCCACCCTGCCAGATATGGGTGGATGCAGACGCCTGCCCAAAAGTGATTAAAGAGATTTTGTTCCGCGCTTCCCAGCGCACCCAGGTTCCTCTGACACTGGTGGCCAATCACTCACTTTCCGTGCCCGCTACGAATTGGATTAAATCAATACAGGTGCCCCTGGGCTTTGATGTGGCGGACAACTATATCGCCACTCAGGTACAACCTGGTGACTTGGTGGTGACAGCGGATATTCCATTAGCCGCAGAGGTAGTGGAAAAAGGTGTGGATGCGGTGAACCCCAGGGGGGAGCACTACACCAAAGCCAATATCCGCCAGCGCTTGGCCATGCGCAATTTTATGGAAGAAATGCGCTCCATCGGCGAAGCCAGTGGTGGCCCAGCCAAGCTGGATCAACGTGACCGGCAGCAGTTTGCCAATGTGTTGGATACCTTTTTGGCCAAAAGGTCAGTGAAGCGCCCGCGTTAA
- a CDS encoding CoA transferase subunit B, producing MSLTREQLAMRVARELQDGYYVNLGIGIPTLVANYVPDGMEVMLQSENGLLGMGPFPTEDEVDADMINAGKQTVTAATGASIFSSAESFAMIRGGHVDLTVLGAFEVDVEGNIASWMIPGKLIKGMGGAMDLVAGAGNIIVTMTHADKHGNSKLLPKCSLPLTGAGCIKKVVTDLAYIEIEDGKFHLKERAPGISVEEIVAKTGGELVVPDKVPEMTF from the coding sequence ATGTCACTGACTCGTGAACAACTCGCTATGCGCGTGGCGCGCGAACTGCAAGACGGCTACTACGTAAACCTGGGTATCGGCATTCCCACTCTGGTGGCCAACTATGTCCCAGATGGCATGGAAGTGATGCTGCAATCAGAAAACGGTTTGCTGGGTATGGGCCCCTTCCCCACCGAAGATGAAGTGGACGCCGATATGATTAACGCCGGCAAGCAAACCGTGACGGCGGCAACTGGCGCATCCATTTTCTCTTCCGCTGAATCCTTTGCCATGATCCGCGGCGGCCATGTGGATCTAACCGTGTTGGGTGCCTTTGAGGTGGACGTGGAAGGCAATATTGCCAGCTGGATGATTCCCGGCAAGTTAATTAAAGGCATGGGCGGTGCCATGGATTTGGTAGCCGGTGCCGGTAATATTATCGTCACCATGACACACGCGGACAAACACGGCAACTCCAAGCTGCTGCCCAAATGCTCCCTGCCGCTGACCGGCGCTGGCTGCATCAAAAAGGTGGTCACCGACCTGGCGTATATCGAAATTGAAGACGGCAAATTCCACCTTAAAGAGCGGGCGCCAGGCATAAGCGTTGAAGAAATTGTTGCCAAGACAGGTGGTGAACTGGTGGTTCCAGATAAAGTTCCAGAAATGACATTTTAA
- a CDS encoding insulinase family protein produces MQSYPLDTKQYRYVELDNGIKTLLVSDSSAVKSLASLSVQVGSFHDPEEWEGLAHFLEHLLFLGTEKYPDSDDYNKFLDANGGSHNAYTAYDVTNYHFSVDSNAYDGALDRFAQFFIAPLFTEKYVQREKNAVHSEYFTRIERDGIRYFEILEKNLNPNHPAYKFNVGNLETLSDKPDQKARDVLIDFYNTWYSADIMTLALVSNHSLDDLETLARKKFSAISVIHDRPELDYPPLFTAGELPKVIEIKPVQDSRSLQLIFPLPLQERFKAENPVGFVASMMVSEGDDSLSDRLKSKGWINGIQASPGANYGGNDTLTIRVSLTEKGSQYQDDIIAALFDQIALVKQEGVAEWRYREIQNLSELSFRFSENQSLGLEQTITLANALSDTLPRYLVAPGYRRFDKALIDNVLAELRPDNMLVVYASPEVVPEQKTEFYQAEFRVYKADAKRLALWQQPFYNNLKLAEPNVLIPENFDLEKIASAKKPGKLPNTDGVELWYFPNIEDGIPRATVQLAIDRPQRFSLEQSIASQLYFQLINEQIQDLSYNARRAGMRYQVSAEGITFSGYSDKLAQLSEQVLAKVLVPEFTEQQFQRMAERIQRYFKNYNKVGPASGVGRDLDNLLDGDSYSIEEIRNVVESITLQQVLDAPQWIYGEGQLQMLVSGNIDESEARQFAERIRTRLGLEVSDKEPVRGSRVVRLEPNHQSRDIYTSELDHSDAAVLRYYQGRNSSREERIYLNLISQIAHQAYFNDLRTEQQLGYIVSARYKRADRMPGLAFLVQSPSADANQVEAATDQFLLDFEQQLAEMSEAELAPLIQASIAQLAKPAQNLREKTSRFWQDLRDGFPEFDSREKSITALEATTMGDLQKAYKSVVLEKPRAISVIAPGAKGGVKGTVSGFEEFRDGKKLIIRN; encoded by the coding sequence GTGCAGAGTTATCCACTCGATACTAAACAGTATCGCTATGTCGAGTTGGATAATGGCATCAAAACCTTGCTGGTGTCTGATTCCAGCGCGGTAAAATCCTTGGCGTCTCTGTCGGTACAAGTGGGTAGCTTTCATGACCCGGAGGAATGGGAAGGGCTGGCGCATTTTCTTGAGCACCTGCTGTTTCTCGGCACGGAGAAATACCCGGACTCTGATGACTACAATAAATTTTTGGATGCCAACGGTGGTTCCCATAACGCTTATACAGCTTACGACGTAACCAACTACCATTTTTCAGTCGACAGTAACGCTTACGATGGTGCCTTGGATCGCTTTGCACAGTTTTTCATTGCGCCCCTGTTTACGGAAAAGTACGTACAGCGAGAGAAGAATGCGGTTCACTCAGAGTACTTTACGCGCATTGAACGGGATGGAATTCGCTACTTTGAAATACTGGAAAAAAACCTTAACCCCAATCACCCGGCCTACAAGTTCAATGTGGGCAACCTGGAGACACTCTCTGACAAGCCCGACCAAAAAGCCCGGGATGTGTTGATCGATTTTTACAATACCTGGTACAGCGCCGACATTATGACCTTGGCTTTGGTCAGCAATCATTCGCTGGATGATTTGGAGACTTTGGCAAGGAAAAAATTCTCAGCCATCTCGGTCATCCATGATCGCCCAGAATTGGACTATCCGCCGCTTTTTACAGCAGGCGAATTGCCCAAAGTGATCGAAATAAAGCCGGTGCAGGACTCCCGCAGCCTTCAATTGATCTTCCCTTTGCCTTTGCAGGAACGTTTCAAAGCAGAAAATCCGGTGGGTTTTGTGGCCTCCATGATGGTGTCGGAAGGCGACGACAGTTTGAGCGACCGGTTAAAATCCAAGGGCTGGATTAACGGTATACAGGCAAGCCCCGGAGCCAATTACGGTGGCAATGACACCTTGACGATCAGGGTGTCTTTGACTGAAAAGGGTTCTCAGTACCAGGACGATATTATTGCCGCTTTATTCGATCAAATAGCTCTGGTAAAGCAGGAGGGTGTTGCCGAATGGCGTTACCGGGAAATACAAAATCTATCAGAGTTGTCGTTCCGGTTTTCTGAAAACCAATCCCTGGGGCTAGAGCAAACTATTACCTTGGCCAATGCCCTCAGTGATACGTTGCCTCGATATTTGGTTGCCCCGGGTTACCGGCGCTTTGATAAGGCATTGATTGATAATGTGCTTGCTGAGCTACGCCCCGACAATATGCTGGTGGTGTATGCCTCGCCGGAAGTGGTTCCGGAACAAAAAACCGAATTTTACCAAGCAGAGTTTCGCGTTTATAAAGCCGATGCCAAGCGCTTGGCGCTGTGGCAACAGCCATTTTATAACAACCTGAAATTGGCGGAACCAAACGTTCTGATTCCAGAAAATTTTGATCTTGAAAAGATCGCTTCTGCAAAAAAGCCAGGCAAGCTCCCCAACACTGACGGTGTAGAGCTGTGGTATTTCCCGAATATTGAAGATGGTATTCCTCGCGCTACGGTGCAGCTGGCTATCGATCGTCCACAGCGTTTTAGCCTGGAACAGAGTATTGCTTCGCAACTCTATTTTCAGTTGATTAACGAGCAAATCCAGGACTTGTCTTACAACGCTCGCCGTGCGGGTATGCGCTATCAGGTTTCCGCCGAGGGTATTACGTTTAGCGGTTACTCAGACAAGTTGGCTCAACTGTCTGAGCAGGTGTTGGCAAAAGTGCTGGTGCCAGAATTTACAGAGCAACAGTTCCAGCGCATGGCCGAGCGCATTCAACGCTATTTTAAAAACTACAATAAGGTTGGCCCTGCCAGTGGTGTTGGCCGAGACCTGGACAATTTATTGGACGGCGACAGTTATTCCATTGAAGAAATTCGCAATGTTGTTGAATCCATAACTTTGCAGCAGGTGTTAGACGCACCTCAGTGGATCTATGGTGAAGGTCAACTGCAGATGTTGGTGAGTGGCAATATTGATGAATCGGAAGCTCGGCAGTTTGCAGAGCGCATTCGCACTCGCCTGGGTTTGGAGGTCAGCGACAAAGAACCAGTGAGAGGCAGTCGGGTGGTACGTCTGGAGCCAAATCATCAATCTCGAGATATTTATACCAGCGAATTAGACCATAGTGATGCGGCAGTATTGCGCTATTACCAAGGGCGCAACAGTAGTCGCGAGGAGCGGATTTATCTCAACCTGATTAGTCAGATCGCACATCAAGCGTATTTCAATGATCTGCGTACAGAGCAACAATTAGGCTATATTGTCAGTGCCCGTTATAAACGGGCAGATAGAATGCCGGGGTTGGCATTTCTGGTGCAGTCTCCCAGTGCCGATGCCAATCAAGTGGAGGCTGCCACCGATCAATTTTTATTGGATTTTGAACAGCAGTTAGCTGAGATGAGTGAGGCAGAGCTCGCTCCGCTCATCCAGGCCAGCATCGCCCAGCTGGCCAAGCCGGCTCAGAACCTGCGAGAAAAAACCTCGCGCTTTTGGCAAGATTTGCGGGATGGCTTTCCAGAATTTGATTCACGAGAAAAAAGTATTACTGCTCTTGAGGCAACCACCATGGGGGATTTGCAAAAAGCTTATAAGAGTGTGGTATTGGAAAAGCCGAGAGCCATTTCAGTGATTGCACCAGGAGCGAAAGGTGGTGTTAAAGGAACAGTTAGCGGTTTTGAGGAATTTCGTGACGGTAAGAAATTAATTATCCGAAATTGA